GATTCGCGGTGGCGCTCTTCGGCGTGCTGCGCGCGGGCGCCATTCCGGTGATGTGCCTGCCGGGCCATCGGGCGGGCGAACTGGCTCACTTCGCGACGGTCAGCCAGGCCGTCGGGCTGATCATCGCCGACATCGTGGGGGGGTTCGACTACCGGGCGATGGCGCGCGGGCTGGTCGCCGACCATCCCGGCCTCCAGCATGTTTTCGTCGACGGCGATCCTGGCCCGTTCACGTCGTGGCGCGGCGTGTGCGAGTCGGCCCCGGCCGGACCGGCCGCGCCGCCCGCCGATCCGGGCTCACCCGCGTTGCTGTTGGTCTCCGGAGGCACCACCGGCGTCCCCAAACTGATCCCCCGCACGCACGACGACTATGTGTTCAACGCGACGGCGAGCGCCGAGCTGTGCCGACTGACCGCCGACGACGTCTACCTGGTGGCGCTTCCCGCCGGGCATAACTTCCCGCTGGCGTGTCCGGGCCTGCTCGGGGCGATGACCGTCGGGGCCACCACCGTGTTCGGCACCGACCCCAGCCCGGAGGCCGCCTTCGAAGCGATCGCGCGCCACGGTGTCACGGTCACCGCGCTGGTGCCGGCGCTGGCCAAGCTGTGGGCGCACGCCTGCGAGTGGGAACCTTTGCCGCCGAAGTCGTTGCGGCTGTTGCAGGTTGGCGGGGCCCGGCTGGAACCTGAGGACGCGGCCCTGGTGCGCGCGGCGTTGACCCCGGGGCTGCAGCAGGTGTTCGGCATGGCCGAGGGGTTGCTGAACTTCACCCGCCTCGACGACCCGCCGGAGCTGCTCGACCACACCCAAGGGCGACCGCTGTGCGCCGCCGACGAGCTGCGCATCGTCGACGGCGACGGCAACCCCGCGCCGCCGGGCGGCGAGGGCGAGTTGTTGGTGCGCGGGCCGTATACGTTCAACGGCTACTTCCGCGCCCAGCGCGACAACGAACGCTGCTTCGACCCCGACGGCTTCTACCGAAGCGGCGATCTCGTCCGGCTCCGCGACGACGGCTACCTGCTGGTCACCGGGCGCGTCAAGGACGTCATCTGCCGCGGCGGGGAAACGATTTCCGCGGCGGACCTCGAGGAGCACATGCTGAGCCACCCGGCGATCTTCGCGGCCGCCGCGGTCGCGTTACCTGATCCCTACCTAGGCGAAAAGATCTGCGCCGCGGCCGTGTTCGCCGGACCGGCGATCACCCTGGCGGAACTCAACGCCCACCTCGACGAACGCGGCGTCGCGGCGCATGCCCGCCCCGATGTGCTCGTCCCGATGGCGGCCCTGCCGACCACGCCGATCGGCAAGGTGGACAAGAAGGCCATCGCGCGGCACGTCAGCGGGAGATGAGTCTCCGCGACCGCACCCCTTTCGCGGGCTCCTCTACCGATGGACCCGTAAAGCGAGGTAATAATCGTGACGGTGGGCGTTGTCAATGGTGTAGCGCTGCGCCTGTGCGACGGCGTCGTGGTCGGAATCGAGCCAACGCTCGGTGCGCTGCCGCTTGAACTCGGCCCAGGACGACACGGTGAATCTCTCCAGGACCACGTCGGGGCGTTCCGCACTCCGATACAGCTGCCAGCTATGACCACCGGTCCGCAGTCGTGATCGCCTCACCGCCGTCATCGCGGCGACGAAGTCGTTGAGGTTCTCAGACGACACCTGATACTGCACGGTGACAAGCACCGGTCCATCGTTGGGACGCGGTTCGAACACGATCATCGGTGAAGCCCAACACGTGGAGATATCGCGGCTCAGCAGGCCGGTAGACGCCCGCAACGGAAGCGCGGCGACGCTGACGGCGACTGCCCCCAGCAACGCCGCCGACCAGGTCAGCGCGAGAACCAGCCCCGCTCGCGTCGCAACGACGCCCCAGAGCCACGAGCCCGCGGCCTGAGATCCCGTGAAAACCAACAGATACACAGACAGCCCGCGGGCCCGGACCCACCTCGGCAGGTGCAGCTGTGCCGCCGCGTTCAATGTCGCCAGCGTGATCAGCCAGGACATGCCCGAAAACACCAGAATGGGCGTTGCCGCGGCGAAAGGCAGCCAGGCCACCGCCAGCGGTGCGCAGCCGTACACGCCAGCGCAACCCGCCAGCAACACGTTGGCTGACACTTTCCGGCGCAACGGCGTGGCGACCACGACAGCGAGCGTCGCGCCGAAACCTATGGCGCCCAGCGCCATACCGTAGCCACTGGCTCCCAGGTGCCACCGGTGGGCGGCGGCTACCGGCAACAGAGCCAGCATGGCCGACGCGGGAAACAGGAAAAGCGCCGCACGCAACAGGATCCTGCGGAAGATAGGACTGTTGACGACGTACAGCAGGCCAGTGCCGATGGCCTGGAGGACGTGTTCTCGTTCGACGGAGACGGCGGGCGGGGGTCGCTTCCACCGGACCAGTGCCACGATGATCCCGGCAAACGATATTGCGTTGATCCCGAACACCGCCGCCGGGCCGGCCAGCGCCACCGCGACGCCGCCGATTGCCGGCCCAATCGCCAGGGCGGCGTTGGCCGAGACGCTGGACAACGTCGAGGCGGCCGGTATCTGCTCGCGGGGGACTACCTCGGGCTGAATCGCTTGCCAGGCGGGTGCGGTCAGCGCAGAGGCACAGCCGATGGCGACGGTGAACATCAACAGTGCCGTGGGGGTTAGGCGACCGGCGAAGGTCAGTGACGCCAGCGCCAGCCCGACCAAGACCGCATACGACTGCAGAACGATCAGTAACCGCCGCCGGTCGAACAGGTCGGCCAACACTCCGGCGAGTAATCCCAGGAGGAGCGTTGGCCCCAGACTGGCCGTCTGGACGAGTGCCACCGTGACGGCGTTGCTGTGTTCCTCGATCAGGAACCACTGCGCAGCAACACTTTGCATCCATGTCCCGATGTTGGAAACGAACTGCGCGATGAACAGCGAGCGGTACAAGCGATTGCGCAACGGCGTTGCCGGTTGGAGGCCGACGGCGCTTCCCCGGCCTGCAGTCGCCGTCGGCTCGGTCGGCGACAGGTCGTCCGCCCGGCCCACCGGCCCTGGACGACGAGCCTCTTGCAACGGCCAATTATCTGACATGGCGGCAACGCCTTTCGCGTTGTGCAGGGAAGCAAAAGTTTAAGTCACGCGTCCGACGCGACGGCAGCCGGGGCCGCCACCATGCTCGGGTCGACCCGAGCGCCGAGGCCGACTATGAGGCAATTGGCCGGGTGGTTAAACAGGCCATCAGGGATTGGTGGGCTCCAGACCGGAATAGCTTCGAGCGGTGTCGCGTTACACCCGTCCGTGGCAATCGACGACCTCTTCCGACCGTTGAGCGTTCGGTCACTGACCGTGCCGAACCGGTTCGCCATGGCGCCGATGACGCGCCAGGCGTCACCTGGCGGAATACCCGGCGCCGACGTCGCCGAGTACTACCGGCGCCGCGCCGCCGGCGGCGTCGGGCTGATCATCACCGAAGGCATCCGACTGCCCGACCCGGCCGCGGGTTACCCGCACGCGATTCCGACGCTTGCGGGCAACGACGTCCTCGCGGGCTGGACTCGGGTCGTCGACGCCGTCCACGGCGAGGGCGCCACGATCGCTGCACAACTGTGGCACCAGGGCGCCCAACGCGACGACGCCGACGGTGTCGCGGCGGTCAGCCCATCGGGCGTCGACGGGCTCGGCAAGCCAAGGGGCCGCGCGCTCACAACCGACGAACTCCCCTGGATCGCAGAGCTCTACGCCAAGAGCGCCGCGACCGCGCGAGACATCGGCTTCGACGCCGTCGAGTTACACGGCGCTCACGGCTATCTGCTGGACCAGTTCCTTTGGGAGCGAACGAATCTGCGCACCGACGGCTACGGGGGGACGCAGGCTGCGCGGACCCTATTCCCGGCCGAGGTGGTCGCCGCGGTGCGTGCCGCGGTCGGACCGGACTACCCCATCATCTTTCGGTTCTCACAATGGAAGGGCACCGATTACTCGGCGTCGATCGCCGATCATCCGACACAGCTGCAGGAAGTACTCTCCCCGCTGACTGATGCGGGGGTGGACATGCTTCATCCCTCGACGCGCAGACACTACGTGCCCGCCTTTCCCGACTACGACCGCGAGCTGAGTCTCGCAGGCTGGACTAAGAAGGTCACCGGGCTGCCGGTCATCGCGGTCGGCTCCATCGGGCTACAGACGCAGTTTCGCAGCGAGAAACAAGGTCAGGTGATCCAGCCCGCCCCCATCGACCGCCTGGTCGAGCAGTTCGAGGCCGGCGAATTCGACATCGCGGCGATCGGCCGGGCGCTGCTCGCCGAGCCGGCGTGGGTGAATCGGCTGCGCAACGGCGACCTCGACGGATTCATCGGTTACGACCCGCAGACTGCGCTGGCCTCGCTTACCTGACGGCGGCGCAGCCTTCGAAGATGTGCTGTTGCTTCCTGACTACCCCCCAGGGGGTCGGTAGCCCCCCGCCGTTGCGTGGGCCGATCGCTGCCAGCAGCACGGGGGATGCATTCGCGGACCGGTCGCCCGATGATCTTCTGTGGTTTGCCGAGGCCTGAGCCTCCTTGATCGGGGCCCAACGGCAACGAATAGTGGCTACCGCGGTACTCGCTGGGTTCCCTCCGCCAGATCCGACGACAGATCTCTCGACGTGTTCGCGGGCACGCGCGACTGGCGCGTCGTACTTCACCCCATGAAGAGCCTCGATGACCTGTGGGCCTGAAGCGCCGGTGCCCAGAATGCAACGAGCGCCGCTGACGTAGTCCGCGCCGGCGGCGGTCATCGCCAAGTTGGTGGGTGTCCATGAGTACATCGGCAAGAGACCGAACGCGAGTTCGACACGATGCGTCTTGGCCGCCACATATCCCATCTGGCTGACGGCGTCGAAGCTGTATGCCTCGGCGATCATCACTCGGTCGAGGCCGATTGCCTCGCACGAAGTCAGCTGCGCGACCACGTCGCCGAAATCGCTGCCGTAGTAGCGCAGCGGCATGCCGAGTTTCATATTTCCACCTCCGGTGTTGTGTTCGCCTGGACCGCCGATGGCCTCGCCGACCGCGACATAGCGGGCGGGAAAAGCGGGCGCGAGCGCGCCTTCCAGTTGCGGCCGCATAAGTTCCAGGCGCTGTAGGTCGGGTCGAAGCGCCACCTGCTCATAGCCCACGACAATGTAGGGGGCGGCGTCCGCAAACTTCATCGCCCGTTCATGGCACGGGAGTGACCTGAAGCGCCGAGTCGCAGACCGGCACAGCGATTGTCAGACCGTAGGCGTTTGCTGATGTCCTCGATCTATTCTAATAGTCAATAGATATTGATTTCTCTGGCCTTGGTCTGCCTGCGATCGGAGGCAACGGAGCGGACGGTGGCCTGAGTGAGACTACCTATTTACCAGTATATTTATCGGCTATCGATACCCGAAGGTGAGGGCGCTCGTCCGGCATAGTCGGGTTCTAATTGCCTTTAAATATCGACCGCACAAGCAGTCTGGCGGGCAAGCGGCGTACCGAGAACCCAATGCAAGTCATCCGAGAGCGCGAGGAAAAGATGGCGGATCGATCGAGTCTTGTCCCTGACCAAATGTGGCGGTATCCGGCGGGTGTGGTGGAGTGGTTGACCCGTTACGGCCAGCAGGTGAGAGCCCCGATCGAAATCACGCGGGTGGGCGTCGGCCAGTCGAACATAACCACTGTCATTGTCGACGCGGACGGCCGACAATGGGTAATGCGCGAACCACCACCGGGAGAGGCGGCTTCCGCGGCACACGACATCGAGCGCGAGGCACGAATCTTGCGGTCGCTGGCGGCCAGCGGTGTGCCGGTCCCCCGCGTCGTCGGAACGGGCCACGGCCCCGTCGGGGTGCCGTTCCTGGTCATGGAGAAAGTCGCGGGCGTGGCGCTGGAAATGGAGGGCGACGCCCGCACTCTTGACCTGAATAGCCGCCGCCGGCTGGGCCTTTCGGTGGCGGCGACGCTGGCGCGGCTGCACCGCCTGGATCCGGGCATTCTTGGGATCCCGGTCTCGACCATTCCGTACGTCGTGCGGCAGCTGCGTAGACTGACCGCGGCATGGGAGCGGCACGGCGAGGGCAGCAAACATGCCGGTGAATGGCGTGCGCTGCGCGCACGACTGGAGGTTCGCGCGCCCGCGGCGCCGGCGCCTGTCATCGTGCATGGCGATTACCGACTGTCAAACCTGTTGGTCGGCAACGGGGTCATCACCGCGGTCTTGGACTGGGAACTGTGCACAATCGGCGATCCGCTCGCCGATTTGGCTTGGCTGCTTGACGATTGGCGCCCTCCCGAGGAGCCGGCAATCGTGATGCCCAGTCCCACTCGCGCCGGCGGCTTCCCCGATCGCGACGAAATGGTGGGGGTCTACCGCGAGCTCACCGGATTCAACCTCGACGCGCTCGATTACTATCGGGCGTTTTCCCAGTGGCGCGCCGCGAGCCTGCTGCAGGGCGTTCTCGTCCGTCGGCGCCGGGGCGCGATGGGGACGCACGCTGCCGTGGGCTGCGACGAGCTCGACCATTCGATCGGGGTGCTGCTGGCTTCGGCAGGCGCGTGTTTGGCATAAGTTGACATAAGCGCCGCGCGTGCACGGTACCTGCGACCACGCAGCGACGGGGCTTTGTCGTGTAGCCGCCAGGCGGTGTGCCGTGCTCTGTTATGCGGCGGGATCGCCGGCCAGACCGTGACGGATAATCGACTGCGCGTTCTGAACCACGGCTTCGATCGAGCCGCGACGCGGATTCCACCATTCCACCGCCCAATTCAGCGCACCGAGGACGAGCATTTGGGCGATGTAGAGGTCCAGCTCCGGCGTCAGCATGCCCTCGCGGGCCACGTCATTGATGAGCCGGCGCCAAATATCACCGTAGCGCTCCTCCTCGAGGATCTGCCTCTTGCGGATCGCCAGCGGGACCTGGCCCGCGTTGCGGATCGACGCCGTGGTGTAGTCGGATATCTCCAGCTCGTGACGTAAATGCGCTTCGGCGGCTACCAGGAGGCGCTCGAGCGCCGGGGTGCCGTCCGCAACATCGTTGAGCGCCGCTGCGACATGCTCACGCATATCGGCGATGCCAGACCACATCACCTCCTCGATAAGGTCGTCGCGCGAAGGAAAGTAGTAATAAATCGCCGGGGCCTGCAGATGCGCCGCGGCCGCAACGTCCGTGAGCCGCAACCCCGCGTAGCCACGCTCGGAGAGCACGCGCGCGGCCGCATCCAGGATTCGCGACCGAGTCAACGCCGACTTCGATTCCGACGTCGCGTCCTCCTGGTCGATCGAGACGGGAACCGTCGTCGACCGGGCGCTTTGCCTTGCCATCCGCTCATGATACGACCCCGGTGGGCGCATGTGACGACGGCGGTGCCGCGCGGCTAACAGCGATTAAATCCAGGGCACAGCGCCGGACGTCTCGGTGCGGCCCGCTTGTGACCGCGGGCTGCGCAGCCGTCAGGCGAACAGGTAGAGGCCGGTCAGGACGCTCGCGACAATCAGCGTCCAGCCCTCGAAGATCGCCTGTAGGAAGGCGGGCGCGTGGCGCAGTTCCATGAAGTATCGCCCGACGAAGCGCACCTTGATGAAGGCGATGATGATGATGCTGACGGCGGCGTAGGCCGTGGGCAGCTCATGGCCGACCCCGAGCAGCCACGATGTCAGGGTGGCCACGATCAGCGCCAGCCAGACGACGGAGATTTTCTCTCGCACAAGGCTTGTCAGCACTATTTCACCAGATATACCAGCGCGAAGATGACGATCCACAGCACGTCCACCATGTGCCAGAAGCAACCGGCACCTTCAAGATAGCCTTGCTCGCGTCCCGTAAGAGTTGCCCGGCGGGTCAGGTGCGCCATCAGGCCGAGCAAGGCCATGCCGAGCACCACGTGCAGCAGGTGCAGCCCGGTCATGACGTAGAAGTACATGAAGAATTGGTTTGAGGAAGGCACCAGTCCATGCGAGATCTTCTGACCGTATTCGATCGCCTTGTTCACCACGAAGATCGCGCCGCATGTCATGGCGCCGTAGACCAACCGCCGCGCCAATCGGGGCGCGCCGGCACGGACCGCGCGTACCGCCGTCACCACCAGCAGCGAACTGGTCAACAGCACAAGCGTATTGACCGCGCCGAACGCCTGGTTCAGGTGCGACTGGGAGCGTTCGAAGAGCTGGGGCTGACCGGCGCGGTAGTACAGATAGACTCCGAACAGCACAGCGAAGACGGTCATGTCCCCGAAGATCAAGACCCAAACACCCTCCTCCCCGGGCAGATGACGCGAGGGTGCCGACGGGCGGCCATGCGCGGTCGATGATGCGATGTCCGAGGGTGTCACTGCGCCGCGCATGTGCCGATGACATGGCCGGATATGACCCGATTCCAGACTGCGTGCATCGGCAACCCCGCTATCCGACGCATCCTGTCCCCTGCCATCCTGCGGTCCTTCGACGTCGAGGTGATCCTCCATTCACAATTTAACACAGAATAAAATAAGAGCTAAGGTGTGAAATATGGCGCCCCTTCTCAGCGATGAAGAAACCATGCTGGTCGAAACGGTTCGGGCGTTCGTCGACCGCGACGTCAAGCCGACCGTGCGCGAGGCCGAGCACGCCAACATTTATCCCGAGGCGTGGATCGAGCAGATGAAGCACATCGGCATATACGGCTTGGCGATACCCGAACAATACGGCGGTTCACCGGTCTCGACGCGCTGCTACGTCCTCGTCACTCAAGAGCTCGCGCGCGGATGGATGAGCCTGGCCGGGGCAATGGGCGGGCATACCGTCGTGGCCAAACTGCTGACGCTGTTCGGCACCGAGGATCAAAAGCAGAAATACCTTCCCTCCATGGCCACCGGCGAAACACGGGCAACGATGGCGCTCACCGAACCGGGGGGCGGCTCGGACCTGCAGAACATGACCACCACCGCGCTGCCCGTCGGCCACAACGACGCCGAACTGACCATCAACGGGTCGAAGACCTGGATTTCCAACGCCCGCCGATCGGGCCTGATCGCGCTGCTGTGCAAGACCGATCCCCATGCCACGCCCAAGCATAAAGGGATATCGGTCGTCCTAGTCGAGCACGGCCAGGGGCTGAGTGTCTCCCGGGACCTGCCGAAGCTCGGCTATAAGGGTGTCGAAAGCTGCGAGCTGTCGTTCGATGACTGCCGAGTTCCCGCGTCGGCGGTCCTCGGCGGCGAGCCGGGGCGCGGCTTTGCACAGATGATGAAGGGCCTCGAGACGGGCCGCATCCAAGTCGCGTCACGCGCTCTCGGCGTCGCCACGGCCGCACTCGAAGACGCCCTGGCGTACGCCCAGGAACGGCAGAGCTTCGGCAAGCCGATCTGGCAGCACCAATCAGTCGGCAATTACCTGGCCGACATGGCGACCAAGCTGACGGCCGCGCGACAACTGACACTGCACGCCGCCGACCGTTACGACGCCGGCGAGCGGGCCGACATGGAGGCGGGCATGGCCAAACTCTTCGCCTCTGAGGCAGCGATGGAAATCGCCTTGAACGCGGTGCGCATTCACGGCGGCTACGGCTACTCATGCGAGTACGACGTCGAGCGCTACTTCCGGGACGCACCGCTGATGATCGTCGGGGAAGGCACCAACGAGATCCAGCGCAACGTCATCGCCGCACAACTGGTGGCCCGTGGTGGCATTTAGGCCGCCCGTGGGCGATCCGCCTGAAGACCTTCGCGCCGCACACGGACTTATCGCACGGCTGCTCGCCCGACATGTTCGCCGCCAGATCGAACTGATCGAACCGGGAATGCCGGACGCGCGCGGCGTCGCGGTGCAAGCCGTCGACTGGTCGGCGAAACCCGTTTCGTGACGCGGTTGCGACCACAATGACCGGTGTCGGAGGGTGGCACTCCTATCATCGAATGATGCCGCGGAAGCCGACAGATGCTGAGACCGACGACTCGAAGTCGCAACGCACCCGATCGCGCATCCTGGATGCGGCAGCCCACGTGCTGAGCGTCAAAGGGTACGCCGGAACGCGGTTGACCGATGTCGCCGAGTATGCCCAGCTGCAGGCACCGGCCATCTACTACTACTTCCCTTCCCGGGAGGACCTCATCGAAGAGGTCATGCATACCGGCATCGGCGATATGCGCAGGTTCCTGCGGGAGCGACTCGACGAACTGCCTCCGGATACGGCGCCGATGGATCGCATCATGGCCGCAGTCTCGGCGCATCTGCGTCACGAGCTTGAATTGTCCGACTACGCACGGGCTTCGATCCGCAACTCCGGTCAGATCCCCGACCGACTCAAGACTCGGCAGAAAAAGGAGCAGGCGGCCTACAACCGCATCTGGCGCGATCTGCTCGACGATGCCGTCTCCGAAGGCCAGATCCGCAGCGACTTAGATGCGCCCCTGGCTCAGGCCCTGGTGTTGGGCGCATTGAACTGGGCCGCCGAGTGGTGGGACCCCCGCCGAACTTCGGTCGAAGCCATGGTTGCCAACGCCCAGGTGTTCGTACGGCACAGCCTCGCCCCGGCGGCGCGGCCGAAGAAGCGGCAATCCAAGCGCCGACCGAAAGCTCCCGCCGCCCGCTAGACCGCCGGCTCACGTTATCGCAGCCGAGCCCATTTTTGATTCTATGTTAAATTATATCCATGACTGAGGCATACATCGTTGACGCTGTTCGCACGGCGGTCGGGAAGCGCGGTGGCGGCCTGGCCGGAGCGCATCCAGCCGACATCGCCGCCCATGTGATCAAGACGGTCGTGGGCCGCCACGATATCGACCCGGCAGCTATCGACGACGTCATCCTGGGGTGCCTCGACAACATCGGGGCGCAGGCCGGAGACATCGCCAGGACCGCCGCTCTGGCCGCAGGACTGCCCGAGTCGGTGCCCGGTGTGACCATCGACCGCCAATGTGGATCCGCCCAGCAGGCAGTGCATTTCGCCGCCCAGGCGGTGATGAGCGGAACGTGCGACCTGATCGTGGCCGGCGGTGTCCAGAAAATGAGCCAGTTCCCCATCCTCAGTGCGTTCAGCGCCGGCGAGCCGTATGGTTCGACTGATCCGTGGAGAGGGTGCGACGGGTGGCGGGCGCGCTACGGCGATCAGGAGATCTCGCAATTCCGCGGCGCGGAATTGATTGCTGCCCAATGGAAGTTGTCCCGCGAGGACAACGAGCGGTTTGCGCTCGCCAGCCACCGGCGTGCCGTCAGCGCGATCTCCGAAGGCCGCTTCACCCGAGAGATCACTCCTTTCGTCGGGCTCACTGCCGACGAAGGACCTCGGGCAGACACGAGCCTGGAGAAGATGGCGTCGCTACCCACCCTCGTCGAGGGAGGTGTGCTGACCGCCGCGGCGGCCAGCCAAATCTCAGATGGCGCAGCCGCACTGCTCGTCGCGTCTCAGGGCGCCGTCGACCGGTTCGGGTTGACCCCGCGGGCCAGGATCCACCATATGTCGGTGCGCGGTGCGGACCCGGTGATGATGTTGACGGCGCCGATCCCGGCAACCCAGCACGCCCTGAAGCGCACGGGACTCTCGATCGACGACATCGACACCGTCGAGATCAACGAGGCCTTCGCCCCGGTGGTGCTGGCATGGCTGACCGAACTGGGCGCCGACCCGGAAAAGGTCAATCCGAACGGCGGTGCAATCGCACTGGGCCATCCGATTGGATGCACCGGCGCGCGTTTGATGACTTCGATGCTGCACGAATTGGAACGCACCGGGGGTCGGTTCGGGTTGCAGACGATGTGCGAAGGCGGCGGGCAGGCCAACGTCACGATCATCGAACGGATCTAAGCCGTGCGGCGTTTGCTGTACGAGGAGGACCACGAGACGTACCGCAATACCGTCCGGGAGTTTCTGGCCCGCGAAGTGGCGCCTCATCAACACGACTGGGATCGTGACCGCTGGATCGACCGCGCGGTATTCGTCCGAGCCGCCAAGGCGGGCATCTACGCCCTACAGATCGATGAGCGATACGGAGGGTCCGGCGAGCCGGATTACCGCTACCGCATGGTGGTGTGTGAGGAGATCGCGCGCATCAATGCGCTCTCGTTCGGGCTGACTGTGAGTCTGCAAGACGACCTGGTCCTGCACTACCTGCTCGATCTGACCACCGACGAGCAGAAGGGGCGATGGCTTCCCGGGTTTGCCACGGGAGAGATCATCGGCGCGCTCGCGATGACCGAGCCGGGCGCGGGCAGCGACCTGCGGGGAATGCGGACCACCGCTCGGCGCGACGGCGACGCCTGGATTCTCAACGGGCAGAAAACGTTCATCTCCAGCGGCATCATGGCCGACGTCGTGGTGGTGGCCGCGCGCACAAACGCCGACGGCGGTTCACATTCGTTCAGTCTCTTCGTCGTCGAGCGTGACACCCCGGGCTTCGAGCGCGGCCGCAAGCTGGACAAGATCGGGCTGCCCGCGCAGGACACCGCCGAACTGTACTTCCGTGACGCACGGGTGCCGGCGGCCAATATGCTCGGGACTGCCGGAGAAGGCCTCCAGTACCTGATGGGTCACCTGCCGCGCGAACGACTCGGAGTCACTGCCAAGGCTCTGGCAACGACACGCGCCATCTATCAGTCGACCGTCGAGTACTGCAAGCTACGCAAGGCCTTTGGCGGTCCGCTCACCGACCAGCAGCACATTCGGTTCGAGCTCGCGGAGATGTCCACCGAGATTGACGTCGCCCAAGCCTACGTAGACAAATCCGTCCTGTCCTACAACGCCGGCGAACTCACTGCGGTCGACGCGGCGAAAGGCAAGTGGTATGTGAGCGAGCTACAGAAGCGCGTTGTCGATCGTTGCCTGCAGTTGCACGGCGGGTATGGATACATGACCGAATACCCGGTTGCCCGTGCGTATCTGGATACGCGTGTGCAGACCATCTATGGTGGAACCACCGAAATCATGAAGGAGATCATCGGACGCGACATAGCCGCCGGATGAGGAGGCGATGGTCGAGCCCCGCCGTCGACCACGGCTGGGAGTGGTCAAGCAACCCCCGTCGAACAGACCTCTTCGTGGGCCGCAAAACGGCTGACCGCCACACGCCCTAACCAGCCGTCGCCGCGGCGAGCAGCGCGTCAATGTCAATCACCTTGACCCGCGGACGCGAGACTTCCGTCCCGCGCTGGCGTTCGAACGCGTCGATGCAGCGCCAACCTGGCCAATCGATGACGTTGAGCCGACGTGAGGAGATCAGCGCTGCAAGGGAAGCGGTGTTGGATGGCGCGGTAGGCAGAATTCCAGCGCGAGCGTCTGAGACAAGGTTGGCGACTGTCTCGCGGGCGCACGTTTTGTTGGTGCCGATCACGCCACGAGGTCCACGCTTGATCCAGCCCGTCACATACACGCCCGGCACCGGGGCTCGGTCGCGCATCACTCGGCCGCCCTCGTTGGGCACTATGCCGGTGGCATCGTCGAACGGCAGCCCGTCGATCGGCGTCCCCCGATAGCCGATCGACCGCAAAACCAGCGGTGTCGCGATCGTCGTTGT
This genomic window from Mycobacterium saskatchewanense contains:
- a CDS encoding MFS transporter; this translates as MSDNWPLQEARRPGPVGRADDLSPTEPTATAGRGSAVGLQPATPLRNRLYRSLFIAQFVSNIGTWMQSVAAQWFLIEEHSNAVTVALVQTASLGPTLLLGLLAGVLADLFDRRRLLIVLQSYAVLVGLALASLTFAGRLTPTALLMFTVAIGCASALTAPAWQAIQPEVVPREQIPAASTLSSVSANAALAIGPAIGGVAVALAGPAAVFGINAISFAGIIVALVRWKRPPPAVSVEREHVLQAIGTGLLYVVNSPIFRRILLRAALFLFPASAMLALLPVAAAHRWHLGASGYGMALGAIGFGATLAVVVATPLRRKVSANVLLAGCAGVYGCAPLAVAWLPFAAATPILVFSGMSWLITLATLNAAAQLHLPRWVRARGLSVYLLVFTGSQAAGSWLWGVVATRAGLVLALTWSAALLGAVAVSVAALPLRASTGLLSRDISTCWASPMIVFEPRPNDGPVLVTVQYQVSSENLNDFVAAMTAVRRSRLRTGGHSWQLYRSAERPDVVLERFTVSSWAEFKRQRTERWLDSDHDAVAQAQRYTIDNAHRHDYYLALRVHR
- a CDS encoding cytochrome c oxidase subunit 3, encoding MTVFAVLFGVYLYYRAGQPQLFERSQSHLNQAFGAVNTLVLLTSSLLVVTAVRAVRAGAPRLARRLVYGAMTCGAIFVVNKAIEYGQKISHGLVPSSNQFFMYFYVMTGLHLLHVVLGMALLGLMAHLTRRATLTGREQGYLEGAGCFWHMVDVLWIVIFALVYLVK
- a CDS encoding cytochrome C oxidase subunit IV family protein, producing the protein MLTSLVREKISVVWLALIVATLTSWLLGVGHELPTAYAAVSIIIIAFIKVRFVGRYFMELRHAPAFLQAIFEGWTLIVASVLTGLYLFA
- a CDS encoding NADH:flavin oxidoreductase; this translates as MAIDDLFRPLSVRSLTVPNRFAMAPMTRQASPGGIPGADVAEYYRRRAAGGVGLIITEGIRLPDPAAGYPHAIPTLAGNDVLAGWTRVVDAVHGEGATIAAQLWHQGAQRDDADGVAAVSPSGVDGLGKPRGRALTTDELPWIAELYAKSAATARDIGFDAVELHGAHGYLLDQFLWERTNLRTDGYGGTQAARTLFPAEVVAAVRAAVGPDYPIIFRFSQWKGTDYSASIADHPTQLQEVLSPLTDAGVDMLHPSTRRHYVPAFPDYDRELSLAGWTKKVTGLPVIAVGSIGLQTQFRSEKQGQVIQPAPIDRLVEQFEAGEFDIAAIGRALLAEPAWVNRLRNGDLDGFIGYDPQTALASLT
- a CDS encoding TetR/AcrR family transcriptional regulator — its product is MARQSARSTTVPVSIDQEDATSESKSALTRSRILDAAARVLSERGYAGLRLTDVAAAAHLQAPAIYYYFPSRDDLIEEVMWSGIADMREHVAAALNDVADGTPALERLLVAAEAHLRHELEISDYTTASIRNAGQVPLAIRKRQILEEERYGDIWRRLINDVAREGMLTPELDLYIAQMLVLGALNWAVEWWNPRRGSIEAVVQNAQSIIRHGLAGDPAA
- a CDS encoding phosphotransferase family protein codes for the protein MWRYPAGVVEWLTRYGQQVRAPIEITRVGVGQSNITTVIVDADGRQWVMREPPPGEAASAAHDIEREARILRSLAASGVPVPRVVGTGHGPVGVPFLVMEKVAGVALEMEGDARTLDLNSRRRLGLSVAATLARLHRLDPGILGIPVSTIPYVVRQLRRLTAAWERHGEGSKHAGEWRALRARLEVRAPAAPAPVIVHGDYRLSNLLVGNGVITAVLDWELCTIGDPLADLAWLLDDWRPPEEPAIVMPSPTRAGGFPDRDEMVGVYRELTGFNLDALDYYRAFSQWRAASLLQGVLVRRRRGAMGTHAAVGCDELDHSIGVLLASAGACLA
- a CDS encoding (2,3-dihydroxybenzoyl)adenylate synthase, coding for MASSTPPGLAGFVPFPAERAASYRAAGYWSGRTLDTILSDAAQRWPERIAVVDALAERGLSYAEFDAQADGAAAGLRDAGIAPGDRVLLQLPNGSRFAVALFGVLRAGAIPVMCLPGHRAGELAHFATVSQAVGLIIADIVGGFDYRAMARGLVADHPGLQHVFVDGDPGPFTSWRGVCESAPAGPAAPPADPGSPALLLVSGGTTGVPKLIPRTHDDYVFNATASAELCRLTADDVYLVALPAGHNFPLACPGLLGAMTVGATTVFGTDPSPEAAFEAIARHGVTVTALVPALAKLWAHACEWEPLPPKSLRLLQVGGARLEPEDAALVRAALTPGLQQVFGMAEGLLNFTRLDDPPELLDHTQGRPLCAADELRIVDGDGNPAPPGGEGELLVRGPYTFNGYFRAQRDNERCFDPDGFYRSGDLVRLRDDGYLLVTGRVKDVICRGGETISAADLEEHMLSHPAIFAAAAVALPDPYLGEKICAAAVFAGPAITLAELNAHLDERGVAAHARPDVLVPMAALPTTPIGKVDKKAIARHVSGR